In Lolium perenne isolate Kyuss_39 chromosome 5, Kyuss_2.0, whole genome shotgun sequence, the sequence TGCATAACTATGTCAATAATCTTTGTAATGCTAATACTGAATAACCACCTCTACAAACATGAACTAGCAGAGAAGGGATAATACCATCACCTGCACTAGTCGAAATATCAAAAGAATGTTTACCCTGTCAAAACTAGTGACCAGTTCAACGCGTTGTTCAGAAAAATGGTGATTAGACATGTTAGTAGAGCAGCAGCGAAGCAGTTACTTTAGTCACAGGAAAATAAGAATTTCCTGTGTGAAGGGCAATAGAAGAAGCTTCgttaatatgttcaaatataagaTAGGCACCCCCCCTCCTCCCAACCACCCACAACAACACACATCCGATATAGCATGAGTGAATGACAGGTAGAAGGGTGAGGTATTATAATTTCAGCTCAAGAATATGAGGAACAAAAAATCTCACCTGAGAAACTCATGAGCATCTTCCTGTTCGCCTGGGCCAAAGCTACTTCCAATCTCACTCAAGTGAGATAGTATTCCGGTAGGTGATAATGGAGACTGTCCTCGCTTACCCTCCATAATGAGTCTTTCAAACTCACACAAAAAGCACCATACCTTGTTGGAACCTACAAAATGCAATAGTCATGTACTGTAATTCAAAAGAGTGTGGTAACACAAGAAATACAAGTTTAGCATTAAGTTACAATTTTTTGAATGAAGTCCTTCCAGAAGGTACGCTGTAAGTGGCCGTGTAAATGTCAAACACTGAATAACAACATTTGCGTAGCAACTGTAAAAGAAACAAAGAAGGTTAGCCAGAAACAACAGCATTAAAGCGCTACACTCAGATTCAATAAATTATTTACAATCATGACATGAAGTGCCTAATATGTTCAACGTCAATCAGTTATATAAGAAATCAAAAAGTGTGCATCATATGTTACATATGATGCATGGGCTATAGCGTGCGCCGTCCACCATGACCTTTCGTGTCGGACACGATTAGCAGTTGTGAATCCCTGCCACTGGGCTCTAGTCCTGAGTAATATTTATGTCCAAATAGAAACTATAGTTCAAGTTTTGTTACAGTAAAGGACTAGAAAGTGAAACCATTGACTATAGGAAACATCATTTCatgttctttgatttcatcattATTGATATGAAAACCACGTAAATTTAATGAACATAATATTTCTTCGCTAAATACATGAAGCACATCACAAGAAAAGTACTAATAATATTTCATGTTCTTTGATTTCATCTATATTGATATGAAAACGACATAAATTCTAATGAACCTAATATTTCTTCGCTAAATACATGAAGCGCATCACAAGAAAAGTACTGAAATAATATTACCCATAAAGGCATGACTAAAGTGGACTGGGTCAAAAATGTTAGTGCGACAAAATCATTCATAAAACTGTCGCATCTGGGCTCAAATGAAACGGCAATAAGATAATATTTTGGGGAAGGTCTTCTAAGGAAATAGTTCAATAGTGATAGGTATTAACATTATCCAAATAATAACTTATAGGATACACCTAATAAAAGCACATGAATGTTCAGCACCCTTGGTTCCAAAATAGATATTTCACAGTTTAATCAATTGTTTACCTATTCCCAAGGTTACATAGACCAAAAGGATGTAACTCCACCTTCTCAAAGTTGTACAGCTTGACGAAAAGTTCATACTGAAAAAGATTATGACACATTTAGATAACCATTAGGTTGAACACATAACAGTATCTGTTAGATATTAATTGAGCAATCCAATTTTGATATACCGATTCAGATGTGCTCACAAATATTGGAGCAGTTTGTTGTGTGATCAAACTTTTCGCCATTGATAGATTATTTGGCACCATAACACTGCTCTCCGATCTCACGGAAGTTTCGATAAGATTATCTGCCTTTTTAGATGGATTACCCGCTGCGAAGTGTGCACCAGCATGACTGGAAGAAGCTTTTTCAATAGTTGGCAATGATGGCAAACTTCTAGAACTTTTAAGGTTATCTATGCAAGGAGCTTGTGCGCTAGATTGCTCCATTTCAGATTCTAACCCAGCAGATCTATCAGCTTGCAAGCTAGAGTTGTCTGCTGGAATGTGAGATGGAGAGCCATTTTCACTAACAGAAGCGCCCTTGACTTTGCAAGCTTCACCAGAAGTTGGAAAACTTGAGCAATCAGCAGATTCTGTATGCTCTGTAACACTACAAAATGTAAACATATTGTTGTCATGTTCAGAAGCCTCTACGGTGTTGGATGCCTTCCCAAAGGGCATCTCCTTGCTTTCATCATTTAAACACTTTGCAACACAGTTTTCCTTAGAAGATTCGGGCATAACAGCGATGGAACTTTTTGTTTTAACTGCTGGCTCTactccttccaccacactttcttcATTTGAGCTATTGCATTCAACTCCTTTCTCCGCCGAAGAAGCTTTTACTGTACCGTCTTTCCTAGCATCAACACTTTGTGGATGGCATTCATCTTTGTGTCCTTGTCTCCAGTGAACTATCTGGCATTTGAAGGTACTGCAACCAAAAAAGAGGGAAGTTAAGGAAGTAGAAGAGTATATACAGTAGGATTCCTCATACCACACACAATATTACCATCTGCTCGGACAATGAGTGCTAACTTCCTTCGATTGATACCGTACAAGGTACAATATATCTTACAGTCTAATATGGGAATCAATAACATACCCAAGGTAGTTACCACTCGTAATTTATGCAGGAATTTGTCTGAGCGGGTAGCAACTCTGAAGGCAGCTTTCAGGTTTCAATTTCATGTAGTCAAATACTTGGTAGAAGTATTGAAAATATTATCATGAAAACCATAAATGTTAGTGAAATTCAAAGATGTGCATACTTAGTGAATGGGACAGTCATTCCTAAGAATTTTGAGGCCATTAACTATTCGGCTAAACCAATATACTATCACAAAAAAAAAACCGTTTTAGACAGTTGGTGACTTGGAGAAGTAATCAAGTTTATATAATACCGGAAACCTAGTCTCCCATCGAATATGGAATATAAACTGAGCTGAAGAAGACAAGAACAGAACTTCATATCCCACACTGGCCTACAATACAAACAATGGGTCCTCTAAATAATGTAGTTGTCTTGCAAGCCATATGCATTATTCAAGATGGTCTCTGGACATTTTTATTTGCCATGTGAGCGTCTGCACATAGTGCCCAAGCTTAATTCTAGCAATCCCATAATTTGGAAACATTGGTCAGTGATAGCATTGACATAAAAAGTGGCCTTTCATCCCAATTAGAGTATCTGGCTTTCAACAAAGTAGCTCTTCATTGTACAGGATTACTGAATTGGACCACATAAATGGGCTCGACGATTTCAAATGTGAGCGCGCCTGATATAGGCGCCGACTCTAGTTCTGGGGAGTAATTTTCTGAAAGCAGCAGCTATGCTCAGGTTAAACTGGATCCAAGTTgatcaactgaaatttatagtAAGCTGGTGCATTTACTGGGAATGAAACATTGCGCAGGCAGCGCGGGTTCAGGCATGCCTGTGTTGGGCAAATGATTCAGCATTTCTGTGACCCTCTAGGCCGGCAGCAGTTGATTATCGGGAACACACACTATATATTCCAGAGCACAAGCCCGATGACAGGGGTAGCACAAAAACCAATCATGTCAGCTTTCGATTGTAATAATCGGATTTATTTGACGCCACCTGTTTGCATAATCGGCATGAACTTGAATCGGAAAATAAGAGCAGGACGGGTCGGGATCACACTGACCAGTAGTTGACGCCCTTGCATCGCTTGCACCTGAAGGAGGTCTGCCTGCGGCAGACCGCGCACGACCCCTTCTTACCCGTGGCTGCCGGTACCGTAGGGTCCGGCACCAAAGGGTCCGTGGCCGCCGCTTCCTGATGCTGCTGCTCCTGGACTTGGACCCGCGGCGGCGCAGGGGCCTCCGGCGCCGTCCAGAGGGGCGCGTCGGCCATGTCGGCGGCGCGCCAGAAGGGGCCGTGGTTTGCGTAGTCGTACGGCTCGGGCTCCGCGTACTGGAGCTCCTCGGACGCGAGCCAGGCGAGCCTGCTCGCCTCCTCGAGCTCGTCCCTCCGGTCGCCCTCGCACTGCAGCCAGCGCCAGGCCGCCGTGGCGAGCGCCACGACCGCGACGGCCACCAGCGCGGCCACGAACGACGCCATCAGCTCCGGTCACGCGCAAAGatctcaccgccgccgccgccgccactgctGGCATGCACGGAATTCCGCCTGGTGTGGGAGCGCCCACGGAGAGTGTGAGGTAGGGTAGGGTTGGGGGCACGCGACGCGCCCCCCTTTTGTGGCCGTCCACGAGCAGTAACGGCAGTAGCGGCCGCGGAAGGCTCCAGAATGCGGCCGGCGCGCTGGCGTCGGATTCGGCGGAAATGCGCCGAGGCCGCGCGGCGCTGCTGCGCGGGTGGAAAACGTGAGGGGGTGGAGAAGCGGCCAAAGGAGGCGGCGCTGGTAACGGCcgtcttttctttcctttttctttcactCCGCCCGGCGCCGCCGCGGCGGCGGCCGTGCTGGCTGGACGGACGGCTGGCGGCCTTTCGGGCCGTCCGATGCGGGCGCGCGCGCGCGTGCGGCTGAGGGGTCTCGCGGGAAAGACTTGCTTTTTCCCACCCCGTTTCGCGCGGCTGGTTCTTGCAGCGACGGAAATGGGATGCAGGTTTACTCTCGAGATCAGATCACCATGGTAGTATCATTGCGATTCCAGAAATTGCaacaagatgatgatgatgatgatgatctgaGAAAGAGATCTGCTCGCTCGGGCTAGGATTGCCGCGTATATTCAGCCTGTTGCTTTGAATCAGCCTGCGGCCACGGTACTGTTCAAGCTGTTTGCGTCATCTTTTCTGATGCATGACAGTAGAGCTAAACCATTTTATACTAACATTATGACCAGTTCACGTCAGTCTTGCCCATGATGCTGACACTACTATGACCGTGGCATCCATGTTTTGGGCGTATAAAAACGAAAGCACCTTATTAAGAACGTGGAAGGACGAGTATCATTTCCCTAGTGATACCATTTTTTTAGCAGGATTTCCTCCCAGTGATATCATCACCCAGGCGCTTCAGTTTGTGCCCCAGAATAAATAAATTCCCCAAAAAATATTCCCTCAATCCCATGAAACAAGTCGAAAATTTGCTTAAATTTAGATTTATCTATGCACTATTTAGTTTTTTTTTGCTTAAAATTGCTTAAACGGCGACCACATCGACACCAGGAGAAGAGGCGACGAGCACCACCGTCCCCATCCACATTGCCTAGGCTTTGCCTGGCGATGCTCCCGGCGACGACGATAGGGAGAGACTCGAAGGGGGTTAGAGAGTGGTAAGCGACGGGTGCCCCAGCGGCGACGCAGCGCCGCCGCACGgggtggtttaggtttagggttgctgtacctattaatgaattaGTAGTTTGTGATAGATACATCTAAAATTTGACAAACTTTCGATATATTTCATGGATAGGAgggagtaagagcatctccaccgtcgCCCCGATAGCTTTTTGGGGGCCGGGGGTGAAAATGAGCTCGCACCGGCgtgccccaaacggcgccggccaattttggagcccaatagaatcgccggcaaccccatgcctccccttcgccaagggcgcggATCGGGCGCGCAGGCGCCTCGCGAGGctgaaaattttgggcgtgggagccgcctgtcagtGACGTCAGGGCGCCACGCGGGATATTTTAACGCCACGACGCTGCGCGGGAAATTCTCCCGCCGCGACACCGCGCAGGAGGTTTCCCGCGTCGTCGGCGGTCTATATAATCCCTCCTCCCCTGCCTCTATAGTGCaaaaaaaccctagaaaaatAGCAGAATGTTCGATTTGTGGGACGAGGCGGCGCTAGAGGTGGCCGTAGAAGTCGTGAAAGCGGACCCGGGGATTTTATTGGAACTACTTCATACTTCTATGAAACCTGCTCTCCAACTTTAAGCATAATATGTAGTTTGTGTAAAAAAACATCTATCGGGGCCGTTTTTTGGGGGCGTCGGTGCGAGAACAGCtccccaaatggaggatgcagtGTCGGCGTCTCCCAAACGGAGGTGTCGGCGCCCCTGCCGGCGTCTATTTACGGGGTaccggtgaagatgctctaaaAATCAGCACGAAAATAATAAATTCAGACAGGTCTCGTTCTGGGCCCCGCGGCGCTTTTGACAATCTTTTTCTCTC encodes:
- the LOC127301908 gene encoding ubiquitin carboxyl-terminal hydrolase 17 isoform X3; translated protein: MASFVAALVAVAVVALATAAWRWLQCEGDRRDELEEASRLAWLASEELQYAEPEPYDYANHGPFWRAADMADAPLWTAPEAPAPPRVQVQEQQHQEAAATDPLVPDPTVPAATGKKGSCAVCRRQTSFRCKRCKGVNYCTFKCQIVHWRQGHKDECHPQSVDARKDGTVKASSAEKGVECNSSNEESVVEGVEPAVKTKSSIAVMPESSKENCVAKCLNDESKEMPFGKASNTVEASEHDNNMFTFCSVTEHTESADCSSFPTSGEACKVKGASVSENGSPSHIPADNSSLQADRSAGLESEMEQSSAQAPCIDNLKSSRSLPSLPTIEKASSSHAGAHFAAGNPSKKADNLIETSVRSESSVMVPNNLSMAKSLITQQTAPIFVSTSESYELFVKLYNFEKVELHPFGLCNLGNSCYANVVIQCLTFTRPLTAYLLEGLHSKNCSNKVWCFLCEFERLIMEGKRGQSPLSPTGILSHLSEIGSSFGPGEQEDAHEFLRYAIDTMQSAIMNEANTDGGHELSEEATLMQLMFGGYLRSKIKCTKCKASSEQRERIMDLTVEIDGAISTLEDALHRFTSKEILDGDNKYHCIRCNSYERAKKKLTISEAPNILTIALKRYQSGMFGKINKAIRFPEYLNLSSYMSTTHDCSPVYGLYAVVVHRDINNASFSGHYVCYVKDSHGKWHEMDDSQVKPVSLEEVHLKCAYMLLYARCSPRAPSSLRKVVVQQDPSRRKKASQTVDPEPTSLEGGSYLSRHQESTSPSGSSSIFSNSDAGSTGTLGSDSTDSTRNSGSMEDYDFIFGSSDQINLVSSVLIPEEHELSYSRRSSLNPSSSTEYADQGEVERLQQLNHKASRGVWNEGGENLSVFYPDQGKYPGSLSISSRSSGSSNSICKLTEQGSSRMTAEVDHGWGYCR
- the LOC127301908 gene encoding ubiquitin carboxyl-terminal hydrolase 17 isoform X1, with translation MASFVAALVAVAVVALATAAWRWLQCEGDRRDELEEASRLAWLASEELQYAEPEPYDYANHGPFWRAADMADAPLWTAPEAPAPPRVQVQEQQHQEAAATDPLVPDPTVPAATGKKGSCAVCRRQTSFRCKRCKGVNYCTFKCQIVHWRQGHKDECHPQSVDARKDGTVKASSAEKGVECNSSNEESVVEGVEPAVKTKSSIAVMPESSKENCVAKCLNDESKEMPFGKASNTVEASEHDNNMFTFCSVTEHTESADCSSFPTSGEACKVKGASVSENGSPSHIPADNSSLQADRSAGLESEMEQSSAQAPCIDNLKSSRSLPSLPTIEKASSSHAGAHFAAGNPSKKADNLIETSVRSESSVMVPNNLSMAKSLITQQTAPIFVSTSESYELFVKLYNFEKVELHPFGLCNLGNSCYANVVIQCLTFTRPLTAYLLEGLHSKNCSNKVWCFLCEFERLIMEGKRGQSPLSPTGILSHLSEIGSSFGPGEQEDAHEFLRYAIDTMQSAIMNEANTDGGHELSEEATLMQLMFGGYLRSKIKCTKCKASSEQRERIMDLTVEIDGAISTLEDALHRFTSKEILDGDNKYHCIRCNSYERAKKKLTISEAPNILTIALKRYQSGMFGKINKAIRFPEYLNLSSYMSTTHDCSPVYGLYAVVVHRDINNASFSGHYVCYVKDSHGKWHEMDDSQVKPVSLEEVHLKCAYMLLYARCSPRAPSSLRKVVVQQDPSRRKKASQTVDPEPTSLEGGSYLSRHQGGQSYTDHIVYDNTYTLDTFDDSLYLVSESTSPSGSSSIFSNSDAGSTGTLGSDSTDSTRNSGSMEDYDFIFGSSDQINLVSSVLIPEEHELSYSRRSSLNPSSSTEYADQGEVERLQQLNHKASRGVWNEGGENLSVFYPDQGKYPGSLSISSRSSGSSNSICKLTEQGSSRMTAEVDHGWGYCR
- the LOC127301908 gene encoding ubiquitin carboxyl-terminal hydrolase 17 isoform X2, producing MASFVAALVAVAVVALATAAWRWLQCEGDRRDELEEASRLAWLASEELQYAEPEPYDYANHGPFWRAADMADAPLWTAPEAPAPPRVQVQEQQHQEAAATDPLVPDPTVPAATGKKGSCAVCRRQTSFRCKRCKGVNYCTFKCQIVHWRQGHKDECHPQSVDARKDGTVKASSAEKGVECNSSNEESVVEGVEPAVKTKSSIAVMPESSKENCVAKCLNDESKEMPFGKASNTVEASEHDNNMFTFCSVTEHTESADCSSFPTSGEACKVKGASVSENGSPSHIPADNSSLQADRSAGLESEMEQSSAQAPCIDNLKSSRSLPSLPTIEKASSSHAGAHFAAGNPSKKADNLIETSVRSESSVMVPNNLSMAKSLITQQTAPIFVSTSESYELFVKLYNFEKVELHPFGLCNLGNSCYANVVIQCLTFTRPLTAYLLEGLHSKNCSNKVWCFLCEFERLIMEGKRGQSPLSPTGILSHLSEIGSSFGPGEQEDAHEFLRYAIDTMQSAIMNEANTDGGHELSEEATLMQLMFGGYLRSKIKCTKCKASSEQRERIMDLTVEIDGAISTLEDALHRFTSKEILDGDNKYHCIRCNSYERAKKKLTISEAPNILTIALKRYQSGMFGKINKAIRFPEYLNLSSYMSTTHDCSPVYGLYAVVVHRDINNASFSGHYVCYVKDSHGKWHEMDDSQVKPVSLEEVHLKCAYMLLYARCSPRAPSSLRKVVVQQDPSRRKKASQTVDPEPTSLEGGSYLSRHQVSESTSPSGSSSIFSNSDAGSTGTLGSDSTDSTRNSGSMEDYDFIFGSSDQINLVSSVLIPEEHELSYSRRSSLNPSSSTEYADQGEVERLQQLNHKASRGVWNEGGENLSVFYPDQGKYPGSLSISSRSSGSSNSICKLTEQGSSRMTAEVDHGWGYCR